Proteins co-encoded in one uncultured Bacteroides sp. genomic window:
- a CDS encoding family 78 glycoside hydrolase catalytic domain, with translation MNFNISHCSRWILIFLLPLFTSTLMAKETKSSMQVTDLRCEYVQNPLGVDVEIPNLSWKLIDFTRGQRQTAYEICIASDSTLLKDGKADVWSSGKIASPQSTLLPLKSIKLHSGQLCYWKVRAYDKDNKATCWSNIARFSIGLLQASDWKGQWIKHPTASKEKHCWFRKNFKLDKVLSSAFAYVASIGYHELYVNGKKVDDRILAPSLTRLDKRAMYVTYDITSFLKKGNNTIAVWYGPGWSMYEFFRMPQAFKVQMNGFTSDGEQFSLQSDASWKCAVSNSANNGKCEYRDHGAELLDATKYVPDWNAVNFDDSQWQQVKDTVINIALSSQIMPPTRILETIPSQSITSLPNNKYKADMGKNYTGWINLQLKGMQRGDKVVIKVADDDKTEQDFAQRMVYICNGERLEQFRNRFNYEAGRYITIEGLKERSQLENITGYAIGTDLEQTGHFTCSKELFNKIYDTDLWTYRCNTIEGYTSDCPHRERLGYGEEVFATSWGIGFPNYDVNSFYKKHVRDWTDVQEDNGWINHTAPQINRHYGGAMWSSAGLNVSCEFYKNTGDKRILEAIYPSAKKWLEFLNSKCKDGLLCQYGDHWGKFLGDWAAPGDRKEKGDSPEAQYFNNCTYAMNLTDFITIARLLGHEEDAALYDKRLADLKVNIHNRFYNPQQRIYSKGTQVQMAFALLTNIVPDSCQSAVKDRFEEIMKEKPYLDMGSSGLPVLLKYLIERYDGNSFMDQCLSKETLPGFGYFLAQGETTWPEYWSVDVPSKIHTCFTGIASWFMKSLAGIQQSSEQTGFQQFIIKPYIAKDVNFVKSDEETGYGKIKVDWKKENLNFTLNCSIPVNSQALVYIPANDYKNITESGKKIRNSENIHFLKTEGKYAVYIVLSGDYIFGSSL, from the coding sequence ATGAATTTTAATATTTCCCATTGCAGCAGATGGATTTTAATATTCTTACTGCCTTTATTTACATCTACATTGATGGCAAAAGAGACAAAATCATCCATGCAAGTTACCGATTTGAGATGTGAGTACGTGCAAAATCCTTTAGGTGTGGATGTAGAGATACCCAATTTAAGCTGGAAACTTATTGATTTTACAAGAGGGCAACGTCAAACAGCTTATGAAATTTGTATTGCAAGTGATTCTACTCTTTTGAAGGATGGGAAGGCTGATGTATGGAGCAGTGGAAAAATAGCTTCACCTCAATCAACTTTGCTCCCTCTTAAATCCATAAAATTACATTCCGGACAACTCTGTTATTGGAAAGTCAGAGCTTATGATAAAGATAATAAAGCAACGTGCTGGAGCAATATTGCCCGTTTTTCTATCGGATTGCTACAAGCTTCCGATTGGAAAGGGCAATGGATAAAGCATCCAACCGCATCTAAAGAGAAACATTGCTGGTTCCGCAAGAACTTTAAGCTGGATAAAGTACTAAGTTCCGCCTTTGCTTATGTTGCCTCTATAGGCTATCATGAACTGTATGTTAACGGTAAGAAAGTAGACGATCGGATCTTGGCTCCTTCATTAACTCGTTTGGATAAGCGGGCCATGTACGTTACTTATGATATAACTTCTTTTCTGAAAAAAGGGAACAACACAATTGCTGTCTGGTATGGTCCCGGTTGGTCTATGTATGAATTCTTTCGGATGCCGCAAGCTTTTAAAGTACAGATGAATGGTTTTACAAGTGACGGAGAGCAGTTCTCTCTTCAATCGGATGCCTCCTGGAAATGTGCCGTCAGTAATAGTGCCAACAATGGAAAATGTGAATATAGAGATCATGGAGCCGAGCTGTTAGATGCAACCAAATATGTTCCAGACTGGAATGCAGTGAACTTTGATGACAGCCAATGGCAACAGGTCAAAGATACTGTAATCAATATTGCTTTGTCATCTCAGATTATGCCTCCTACAAGAATTCTGGAAACGATCCCTTCTCAGTCCATTACATCTCTTCCCAATAATAAATACAAAGCAGATATGGGGAAAAACTATACCGGATGGATTAATCTGCAGTTAAAAGGTATGCAACGGGGAGATAAGGTAGTTATAAAAGTGGCCGATGATGATAAAACAGAACAGGATTTTGCTCAACGAATGGTTTATATCTGTAATGGAGAGAGACTTGAGCAGTTCCGGAACCGGTTTAACTATGAGGCTGGTCGTTATATTACCATTGAAGGGCTGAAGGAACGTTCCCAATTGGAGAATATTACGGGGTATGCTATTGGTACCGATTTAGAGCAAACCGGACATTTCACTTGTTCAAAGGAATTATTCAATAAAATCTATGACACAGACCTTTGGACTTATCGCTGCAACACGATTGAAGGGTATACCAGTGATTGCCCGCATCGTGAAAGACTTGGATATGGAGAAGAAGTATTTGCAACTTCCTGGGGAATAGGTTTCCCTAATTATGACGTGAACTCTTTTTATAAGAAACATGTTCGCGACTGGACGGATGTACAAGAAGATAACGGATGGATTAATCATACGGCCCCACAAATTAATAGACATTACGGAGGTGCAATGTGGAGTAGCGCGGGTTTGAATGTTAGTTGCGAGTTCTACAAGAATACGGGCGATAAAAGAATTCTTGAAGCTATTTATCCTTCAGCAAAAAAGTGGCTGGAGTTCCTGAACTCAAAATGCAAGGATGGATTGCTTTGCCAGTATGGCGATCATTGGGGCAAATTCCTTGGTGATTGGGCGGCTCCTGGTGATCGCAAGGAAAAAGGTGATTCTCCGGAAGCACAATATTTCAATAACTGTACATATGCTATGAACCTGACAGACTTTATCACTATTGCCAGATTATTGGGCCACGAAGAGGATGCTGCGTTGTATGATAAACGGCTGGCTGATTTGAAAGTCAATATTCATAATCGCTTCTACAATCCTCAGCAAAGAATCTATTCTAAAGGTACTCAGGTACAAATGGCATTTGCACTGTTGACCAATATTGTGCCAGATTCTTGTCAATCAGCAGTAAAAGATAGATTTGAAGAGATCATGAAAGAAAAGCCCTATCTTGACATGGGGAGTTCCGGACTTCCTGTTTTGCTGAAATATCTCATTGAAAGATATGATGGGAACAGTTTTATGGATCAATGTCTGTCCAAAGAAACCTTGCCTGGTTTCGGCTATTTTTTGGCTCAAGGTGAAACAACCTGGCCAGAATACTGGAGTGTGGATGTTCCCAGTAAGATTCATACTTGTTTTACAGGTATAGCATCATGGTTTATGAAGAGTTTGGCAGGCATTCAACAAAGTTCTGAGCAAACCGGGTTCCAGCAATTTATTATCAAACCGTATATAGCTAAAGATGTGAACTTTGTTAAGTCCGATGAAGAAACCGGATATGGAAAAATTAAAGTTGACTGGAAAAAGGAAAATTTAAATTTTACCTTGAATTGCTCCATTCCTGTAAATAGTCAGGCACTTGTTTATATCCCGGCAAATGATTATAAGAACATAACTGAAAGTGGAAAAAAAATAAGAAACAGTGAGAATATTCATTTCTTGAAAACCGAAGGAAAATATGCTGTTTATATAGTTCTATCGGGTGATTACATCTTTGGATCTTCCTTGTAG
- the guaA gene encoding glutamine-hydrolyzing GMP synthase, translating into MQEKIIILDFGSQTTQLIGRRVRELDTYCEILPYNKFPKNDESVKGVILSGSPFSVYDEAAFKIDLSEIRGKYPILGICYGAQFMAYTNGGKVEPAGTREYGRANLDTFCKENVLFKGVEKNSQVWMSHGDTITAIPDNFKTIASTNEVAIAAYQVEGEQIWGVQFHPEVFHTTDGTQILRNFVVDICGCKQDWSPASFIESTVAQLKEQLGDDKVVLGLSGGVDSSVAAVLLNKAIGKNLTCIFVDHGMLRKNEFENVMTDYEHLGLNVIGVNAKDKFFSELADVTDPERKRKIIGKGFIDVFDEEARKLKDVKWLAQGTIYPDCIESLSITGTVIKSHHNVGGLPEEMNLKLCEPLRLLFKDEVRRVGRKLGMMEHLITRHPFPGPGLAVRILGDITPDKVRVLQEADDIFISGLREWGLYDQVWQAGVILLPVQSVGVMGDERTYENAVALRAVTSTDAMTADWAHLPYEFLGKISNEIINKVKGVNRVTYDISSKPPATIEWE; encoded by the coding sequence ATGCAAGAAAAGATTATCATTCTTGATTTCGGATCGCAGACCACTCAGCTTATTGGCCGCAGAGTACGTGAATTGGATACGTATTGCGAAATCCTGCCCTACAACAAATTCCCTAAAAACGATGAGTCGGTAAAGGGAGTTATCCTATCCGGAAGCCCTTTCTCAGTATACGACGAAGCGGCTTTTAAAATCGATTTAAGTGAGATTCGTGGGAAATATCCTATCTTGGGTATCTGCTATGGTGCACAATTTATGGCGTATACGAACGGCGGAAAAGTTGAACCAGCTGGCACACGTGAATACGGACGTGCTAATCTTGATACTTTCTGCAAAGAAAACGTGTTATTTAAAGGAGTAGAAAAGAACTCACAGGTATGGATGAGCCACGGCGATACCATCACTGCCATTCCTGATAATTTTAAAACCATCGCTTCAACTAATGAGGTAGCTATTGCTGCTTATCAGGTTGAAGGCGAACAAATATGGGGCGTACAGTTCCACCCTGAAGTATTCCATACAACAGACGGAACACAAATTCTTCGCAACTTCGTTGTTGATATTTGCGGATGCAAACAAGACTGGAGTCCGGCTTCGTTCATTGAAAGTACTGTTGCTCAGTTGAAAGAACAATTAGGCGATGATAAAGTAGTTCTTGGTCTTTCTGGTGGTGTAGATTCATCGGTTGCTGCCGTACTGCTAAACAAAGCAATTGGTAAGAACCTGACTTGTATCTTTGTAGATCACGGAATGCTTCGCAAAAACGAATTCGAGAATGTTATGACCGATTACGAACACTTAGGTCTTAACGTAATTGGTGTAAATGCAAAAGATAAATTCTTCAGCGAACTTGCTGACGTAACAGACCCTGAACGCAAACGCAAGATTATCGGTAAAGGCTTTATTGATGTATTCGACGAAGAAGCCCGCAAACTGAAAGATGTGAAATGGCTGGCACAAGGTACTATCTATCCAGACTGTATCGAGTCACTTTCCATCACCGGAACAGTAATCAAGAGCCACCACAACGTAGGTGGTCTTCCAGAAGAAATGAACCTGAAACTTTGCGAACCTCTCCGCCTTTTATTCAAAGACGAAGTACGTCGCGTTGGCCGTAAGTTGGGTATGATGGAACATCTTATTACCCGTCATCCTTTCCCGGGTCCAGGTTTAGCCGTTCGTATCTTAGGCGATATCACTCCCGATAAAGTGCGCGTACTTCAGGAAGCAGACGATATCTTCATCAGCGGATTACGCGAATGGGGACTTTACGATCAGGTATGGCAGGCAGGAGTAATCCTTCTTCCAGTTCAGTCTGTAGGTGTAATGGGTGATGAAAGAACATACGAGAATGCAGTAGCACTTCGTGCCGTTACTTCAACCGATGCCATGACAGCCGACTGGGCTCACCTACCCTACGAATTCCTTGGTAAGATTTCTAATGAAATCATCAACAAGGTAAAAGGTGTGAACCGCGTTACTTATGATATTAGTTCTAAGCCACCTGCAACTATTGAATGGGAATAA
- a CDS encoding sigma-70 family RNA polymerase sigma factor — protein sequence MANIELEKEFVDALQLNKRIIYKVCYMYASNNDDLNDLYQEVVINLWKAYPAFKQECKLSTWIYRVALNTCISDFRKKVKRPDTIPLNLDMDFLVAESDTNIREMYLLISRLGKLERALILLWIDERPYDEISKITGLSKNNIAVKLNRIREKLRKMSNN from the coding sequence ATGGCAAATATTGAATTGGAGAAAGAATTTGTAGATGCATTGCAGCTAAATAAACGTATCATTTACAAGGTATGCTATATGTATGCTTCTAATAATGACGATTTAAATGATCTATATCAAGAGGTAGTAATAAATTTGTGGAAAGCTTATCCTGCATTTAAACAGGAATGCAAATTATCAACATGGATATATCGTGTTGCATTAAATACATGCATTTCAGATTTTAGAAAAAAAGTTAAACGCCCCGACACAATTCCCTTAAATTTAGATATGGATTTTTTGGTAGCTGAGAGTGATACGAATATTCGGGAAATGTATCTTCTTATTAGTCGTCTTGGAAAGTTGGAACGAGCTCTGATTCTTTTATGGATTGATGAAAGACCTTATGATGAAATATCCAAAATTACAGGTCTTTCAAAGAATAATATTGCAGTAAAACTAAATAGAATAAGAGAAAAATTAAGAAAAATGTCAAACAATTAA
- a CDS encoding TIM-barrel domain-containing protein encodes MRKLKNIIFLMMLLVQPLCGRAVSINHTKVNQTAVVRVGDVRFSVLTPRVIRMEWDSIQQFNDQASFLAVNRNLQVPQFTQSVKGGWLTIKTPEMELNYKIGSGRFTPKNLRVKFLKDNKNVIWKFGDVQKGNLKGTYRTLDGYNGGIHNNDNKPMPIEDGLLSTDGWTFIDDSKNYLFDNSDWPWVIERKNKGGQDFYFMVYGHNYKSALKDFTTFSGKVPLPPRYAFGYWWSRYWSYSDNELRNLINNFNTYNIPLDVLVVDMDWHYTEAGKGGWTGYTWNRRLFPDPDGFLKYLKQNKLQITLNLHPADGIANYEENFPAMAKWMGVNPDSTKLIPYEGSNKKFMSGWLNTILRPMEKKGIDFWWLDWQQRINDEKYTDLSNTWWINYVVFSDMERNRETRPLLYHRWGGLGNHRYQIGFSGDSYISWASLDFQPYFNSTASNVLYGYWSHDIGGHMGANSIDPELYVRWLQFGALSPILRTHSTKNSNLNKEPWAFSQKYLEVIRNTILERYQMAPYVYTMARKTYDEALSLCRPMYYDYPENKEAYENKNEYMFGDNLLVCPITSPMKNDKSTVKVWLPEGNDWYEWHTGTLLKGGQSIERIFNLDEYPVYVKAGSILPLYDKVKNLQNNDEPVTVTVFPGKQGSFELYEDNGNDKDYATHYAKTLLSSEKAGNVLTVKIAARQGSYPDMPSNRNFKVKVLASAVPENVLVNGAQTDFTYDGNDLSLTVNVPETDCSKEKVLKITYPTDAPDVTDGLLAQMRDVRSAVLQLKQKQAGIVLNEELGTMESTGVCITYYPNQFKQRIEVFRANYANLPMVLQAQKLNQETIDWFVKTVK; translated from the coding sequence ATGAGAAAACTTAAAAACATTATTTTCCTGATGATGTTACTTGTACAGCCTCTTTGCGGGCGAGCAGTATCAATCAATCATACCAAAGTCAATCAGACTGCAGTAGTCAGGGTGGGGGATGTCCGTTTTTCGGTACTGACCCCTCGTGTAATACGTATGGAATGGGATAGCATTCAGCAGTTTAATGACCAGGCTTCTTTTTTGGCTGTAAATCGGAACTTGCAGGTGCCACAGTTTACACAAAGTGTCAAAGGAGGTTGGTTAACCATTAAAACGCCCGAAATGGAACTTAATTATAAAATTGGCAGCGGGCGCTTTACACCCAAAAATCTCCGTGTCAAATTTCTAAAGGATAATAAAAATGTAATCTGGAAATTTGGCGATGTACAGAAAGGAAATCTGAAAGGTACTTACCGCACATTGGATGGATACAATGGAGGCATTCACAATAACGATAATAAGCCTATGCCCATAGAAGACGGATTACTCTCAACCGATGGATGGACATTTATTGACGATTCAAAGAATTATTTATTTGATAATTCCGACTGGCCATGGGTTATTGAACGTAAAAATAAAGGTGGGCAAGATTTTTATTTTATGGTTTATGGGCATAATTATAAATCGGCTCTGAAAGATTTCACAACTTTCTCGGGTAAAGTGCCATTGCCTCCACGTTATGCTTTCGGATACTGGTGGTCACGTTACTGGAGTTATTCCGATAATGAGCTACGCAACCTTATTAATAACTTTAATACATATAATATTCCATTAGATGTATTGGTTGTAGATATGGACTGGCATTATACTGAGGCTGGTAAAGGTGGATGGACCGGATATACATGGAACCGCCGTCTGTTCCCCGATCCTGACGGATTTTTGAAATATCTGAAACAAAACAAGCTACAGATAACCCTCAATCTTCATCCTGCCGATGGTATTGCCAATTACGAAGAAAACTTTCCTGCTATGGCAAAATGGATGGGAGTAAATCCCGATTCAACAAAGCTGATTCCTTATGAAGGATCTAATAAAAAGTTTATGAGCGGATGGCTTAACACAATTCTTCGTCCAATGGAAAAGAAAGGCATCGACTTTTGGTGGCTTGACTGGCAGCAAAGGATTAATGACGAAAAATATACTGATTTGAGCAATACATGGTGGATTAATTACGTCGTCTTTTCTGATATGGAACGAAATCGTGAGACTCGTCCGTTACTTTATCACCGTTGGGGTGGGTTAGGAAATCATCGTTACCAGATAGGTTTCTCTGGTGATTCTTATATCTCTTGGGCTTCTCTTGATTTTCAACCATATTTCAATTCCACTGCTTCTAATGTGCTTTATGGTTATTGGAGTCATGACATTGGTGGCCACATGGGTGCCAATAGTATAGATCCGGAGCTTTATGTGCGCTGGCTTCAGTTTGGAGCATTAAGTCCAATTCTTCGTACCCATTCTACAAAGAACTCTAATTTAAACAAGGAACCTTGGGCTTTTAGTCAGAAATACCTTGAAGTTATTCGCAATACGATTCTTGAACGTTATCAGATGGCTCCTTATGTTTATACGATGGCTCGTAAAACATACGATGAAGCACTCTCTCTTTGTCGCCCTATGTATTATGATTATCCCGAAAATAAAGAAGCTTATGAGAATAAGAATGAATATATGTTTGGTGATAATCTGCTGGTTTGCCCAATTACTTCACCGATGAAAAATGACAAGTCTACTGTGAAGGTTTGGCTGCCGGAAGGAAATGATTGGTATGAATGGCATACCGGTACTTTATTAAAGGGAGGACAATCCATTGAACGAATTTTTAATCTTGATGAATATCCCGTTTATGTGAAAGCCGGTTCAATATTGCCTTTATATGATAAAGTGAAGAATCTGCAAAATAATGATGAACCTGTAACAGTGACAGTATTCCCCGGCAAACAAGGATCTTTTGAATTGTACGAAGATAATGGCAACGATAAAGATTATGCAACTCATTATGCAAAAACTCTGTTGTCTTCAGAAAAAGCAGGGAATGTATTGACTGTGAAGATTGCTGCTCGTCAGGGAAGTTATCCTGATATGCCTTCAAACAGAAACTTCAAAGTTAAAGTTCTAGCTTCTGCAGTTCCTGAAAATGTATTGGTGAATGGTGCTCAGACAGACTTTACATACGATGGTAATGACTTAAGTCTTACTGTAAATGTACCTGAGACGGATTGCAGTAAGGAAAAAGTCCTTAAAATAACTTATCCAACAGATGCCCCTGATGTAACAGACGGTCTTTTGGCTCAAATGCGCGATGTCCGTTCTGCAGTCCTTCAGCTTAAACAAAAACAAGCAGGCATCGTACTGAATGAAGAACTCGGAACAATGGAATCGACAGGTGTATGTATCACTTATTATCCTAATCAGTTTAAGCAACGAATAGAAGTATTCCGAGCTAATTATGCTAATTTACCTATGGTTCTGCAAGCTCAGAAACTAAATCAGGAAACGATTGACTGGTTTGTGAAGACTGTGAAGTAA
- a CDS encoding nitronate monooxygenase: protein MKTLTIGDLKAQVPIIQGGMGVGISLSGLASAVANEGGIGVISCAGLGLLYNKLSSNFGEASILGLREELKKAREKAKGIIGVNVMVAMTNFADMVKTSIAEKADIIFSGAGLPLDLPSFLPKGSKTKLVPIVSSARAVKIICEKWQSQYNYLPDAVVVEGPKAGGHLGYKENQITDEHYSLEEILPQVVHEVSLFEEKYNKKIPVIAAGGIYTGEDIYRMMELGASGVQLGTRFVTTDECDASLAFKEQYLNAKEGDIEIIKSPVGMPGRAIGGSFIQQVKEGIKQPKSCPFHCIKTCDISKSPYCIMLALYNAFKGNFKNGYAFAGANAYKANKIMSVKNTISELMKEWKEKELFSKK, encoded by the coding sequence ATGAAAACATTAACAATCGGAGACCTTAAGGCTCAAGTACCTATTATTCAGGGCGGAATGGGCGTAGGAATCTCTTTATCAGGCCTGGCATCAGCAGTAGCAAACGAAGGAGGCATCGGTGTAATCTCATGCGCCGGTTTAGGACTTCTATACAATAAACTATCCAGCAATTTTGGAGAAGCAAGCATTTTAGGGCTTAGAGAAGAACTCAAGAAAGCTCGTGAAAAAGCAAAAGGTATTATCGGAGTAAATGTAATGGTGGCAATGACCAACTTTGCTGATATGGTAAAAACATCCATTGCAGAGAAAGCAGACATCATATTCAGCGGAGCAGGACTACCTCTTGATTTACCTAGTTTCCTACCAAAGGGTAGCAAAACTAAGTTAGTACCTATTGTATCATCGGCACGCGCAGTAAAAATTATCTGCGAAAAATGGCAGAGTCAGTATAACTATCTTCCCGATGCGGTTGTGGTTGAAGGTCCGAAAGCCGGAGGTCACCTTGGTTACAAGGAAAACCAGATTACTGACGAACACTATTCTTTGGAAGAAATTCTGCCTCAGGTAGTACATGAAGTATCTCTTTTTGAAGAGAAATACAATAAGAAGATTCCGGTAATTGCAGCTGGAGGAATCTACACCGGAGAAGACATCTATCGTATGATGGAGCTTGGAGCTTCAGGCGTACAGTTAGGAACACGTTTTGTAACTACGGATGAATGCGATGCTTCTTTAGCTTTCAAAGAACAATATCTTAACGCAAAAGAAGGAGATATTGAGATTATTAAAAGTCCGGTAGGAATGCCTGGACGCGCAATTGGAGGTTCGTTTATTCAGCAAGTAAAGGAAGGTATTAAGCAACCAAAATCATGTCCTTTCCATTGCATCAAGACTTGTGATATTTCTAAAAGTCCATATTGCATTATGCTTGCTCTTTATAATGCATTCAAAGGTAACTTCAAGAACGGATATGCTTTTGCAGGTGCAAATGCTTATAAAGCAAATAAAATTATGAGCGTTAAAAACACTATTTCTGAGTTGATGAAAGAGTGGAAAGAAAAAGAACTTTTCTCAAAGAAATAA
- a CDS encoding putative quinol monooxygenase, which produces MVKVIAKFFVKEDKVEEFLKLAGELVEKSRKEAGCANYNLVQDVNNQQILIMLEEWESAAILKTHMDSAHFTTIIPKMSLLQYQKEEITVCKTVF; this is translated from the coding sequence ATGGTAAAAGTGATTGCTAAATTCTTTGTTAAGGAAGACAAAGTTGAAGAATTCCTGAAGTTGGCCGGTGAGCTGGTGGAAAAATCAAGAAAAGAAGCGGGTTGTGCAAATTACAACCTGGTTCAGGATGTGAATAATCAACAGATACTGATTATGCTTGAAGAGTGGGAGAGTGCAGCTATATTGAAAACGCACATGGATTCAGCTCATTTTACAACAATTATCCCAAAGATGAGTCTGTTGCAGTATCAGAAAGAAGAAATTACTGTTTGCAAAACAGTATTTTAA
- a CDS encoding metalloregulator ArsR/SmtB family transcription factor, giving the protein MEKDKDYTAEQEQIARYAKAMGHPARIAIMDFLASQESCFFGDIHDELPIAKATVSQHLKELKDAGLIQGEIEAPKVRYCINKENWAKAQNLFAKFFDRKDIKKICCG; this is encoded by the coding sequence ATGGAAAAAGATAAAGATTACACAGCAGAACAGGAACAGATTGCCCGATATGCAAAGGCAATGGGGCATCCGGCACGCATAGCTATAATGGATTTTCTCGCATCACAGGAAAGTTGTTTTTTCGGTGATATTCACGATGAATTGCCAATAGCCAAAGCAACCGTATCCCAACACCTGAAGGAACTCAAAGATGCCGGGCTGATTCAGGGCGAAATTGAAGCTCCCAAAGTTCGTTATTGTATAAATAAGGAGAATTGGGCGAAGGCTCAGAACCTGTTTGCCAAGTTCTTTGATAGAAAAGATATTAAGAAGATCTGCTGCGGATAA
- a CDS encoding thioredoxin family protein codes for MEIKILGTGCSKCKTLEKLTHEVVEQNGIDASISKVEDIMEIMKYGVMATPALVVDGKVEIKGRVPSLEEIKEVLTK; via the coding sequence ATGGAAATTAAAATTTTAGGAACAGGATGTTCCAAGTGCAAAACTCTTGAGAAACTAACACACGAAGTTGTGGAACAAAACGGTATTGATGCTTCTATATCTAAAGTAGAGGACATTATGGAAATTATGAAGTACGGAGTTATGGCAACGCCTGCTCTGGTTGTTGACGGAAAAGTTGAGATTAAAGGACGCGTTCCTTCTCTGGAAGAGATAAAAGAAGTATTAACAAAATAA
- a CDS encoding nitrophenyl compound nitroreductase subunit ArsF family protein, with protein sequence MKRILMISFAIMMILGSFTCNAQNNKKQNTSKVAAQKIEVYYFHFTRRCPTCMAVESESQKDISALYPEQVKKGLITFKSFNLDEKSSEAIAKKCQASGQSLLVISGKKRTDLTSEGFMYARNSPDKLKQKIKSTIDPLLGSK encoded by the coding sequence ATGAAACGTATTTTAATGATCAGCTTCGCTATTATGATGATATTAGGAAGCTTTACATGTAACGCACAAAACAACAAGAAACAAAATACTTCTAAGGTTGCTGCACAGAAAATTGAAGTTTACTATTTTCACTTTACACGCAGATGCCCAACTTGTATGGCGGTAGAATCTGAATCCCAAAAGGATATAAGTGCTTTATACCCTGAACAGGTTAAAAAGGGACTGATTACCTTTAAGAGCTTCAACCTTGACGAAAAGAGCAGTGAAGCTATTGCAAAGAAATGTCAGGCATCCGGTCAGAGCCTTTTAGTGATAAGCGGTAAAAAGAGAACCGATCTTACTTCGGAAGGTTTTATGTATGCCCGCAACAGTCCCGACAAACTAAAGCAGAAAATCAAATCAACCATTGACCCTTTACTGGGTTCTAAATAA
- a CDS encoding aromatic aminobenezylarsenical efflux permease ArsG family transporter, protein MEFLQSILDNSQYSFLTAIILGLMTAISPCPLATNITAIGFISRDIDNSKRVFLNGLVYTLGRAISYTLLAVILYFGANQMNVSMLFQGWGEKILGPLLIVIGLFMLDIIKINFPGISKLADRIGENSKGSYWSTLLLGMIFALAFCPYSGVLYFAMLIPMTISSASGLYLPVLFAIATGLPVIIFAWLLAYAVGNVGKLYNQIKTFELWFRRVVAVIFILAGFYYATIFFLN, encoded by the coding sequence ATGGAGTTTCTTCAAAGCATTCTTGATAATTCACAGTACTCCTTTCTTACGGCGATAATACTGGGACTGATGACTGCCATCAGCCCCTGCCCACTGGCAACCAACATTACGGCTATAGGATTTATAAGCCGGGATATTGATAATAGCAAGCGGGTATTTCTGAACGGACTGGTCTACACACTGGGACGCGCAATAAGTTATACCCTTCTTGCCGTAATACTTTATTTCGGAGCCAACCAGATGAACGTGTCTATGCTGTTTCAGGGATGGGGAGAAAAGATTCTTGGCCCGTTGCTAATAGTCATCGGTCTGTTTATGCTGGATATAATAAAAATCAATTTCCCTGGAATTTCTAAACTGGCCGACAGAATTGGTGAAAACAGCAAAGGTAGTTACTGGAGCACACTTTTACTGGGAATGATCTTTGCCCTGGCATTTTGTCCTTATAGCGGAGTTCTCTACTTTGCTATGCTGATACCAATGACTATATCAAGTGCAAGCGGATTATATCTTCCGGTACTGTTTGCCATTGCAACAGGTCTGCCGGTTATCATATTCGCCTGGTTACTGGCTTATGCTGTGGGCAATGTAGGCAAACTGTATAATCAGATAAAGACCTTTGAACTTTGGTTCAGACGCGTTGTTGCTGTGATCTTTATTCTTGCAGGTTTTTACTATGCAACTATTTTCTTTCTCAATTAG